A stretch of Campylobacter volucris DNA encodes these proteins:
- the flgC gene encoding flagellar basal body rod protein FlgC, with translation MAYLSDFDISGYGLSAQRFRMNVISSNIANANTTRTAEGGPYRRREVIFKATNFNEILNKQIEKNNNFLEYENPLNDPDAQKYAKPPIMSVVVDKVVRDDKDFRMKFDPSHPDANEQGYVAFPNINPVIEMADLIEATRAYQANVSAFTSTKTIAQSAIDLLRG, from the coding sequence ATGGCTTATTTAAGTGATTTTGATATTAGCGGATATGGACTTAGCGCTCAGCGTTTTAGAATGAATGTTATTAGCTCAAATATAGCTAATGCAAACACCACTAGAACAGCAGAAGGTGGGCCTTATAGAAGAAGAGAAGTGATTTTTAAAGCAACAAATTTTAATGAAATTTTAAATAAACAAATCGAAAAAAATAATAATTTTTTAGAATATGAAAATCCTTTAAATGATCCAGATGCTCAAAAATATGCAAAACCACCTATAATGAGCGTGGTGGTAGATAAAGTTGTAAGAGATGATAAAGATTTTCGTATGAAATTTGATCCTTCTCATCCTGATGCTAACGAGCAAGGATATGTTGCTTTTCCTAATATCAACCCAGTTATTGAAATGGCTGATTTAATAGAAGCAACAAGAGCATATCAAGCAAATGTTAGTGCATTTACAAGCACTAAAACCATAGCACAAAGTGCTATAGATTTACTAAGAGGTTAA
- the fliE gene encoding flagellar hook-basal body complex protein FliE, with protein sequence MNNINQLNNTNNKSNTNANTNNIGDEFSKLLKNSINDLNKNQEVAEAAMVDIATGEVKDLHQAAIAISKAESSMKFMLEVRNKAINAYKEISRTQI encoded by the coding sequence ATAAATAATATCAATCAACTAAACAATACCAATAATAAATCTAATACCAATGCAAACACAAATAATATCGGTGATGAATTTTCAAAATTATTAAAAAATTCCATCAACGATCTTAATAAAAACCAAGAAGTTGCAGAAGCAGCAATGGTAGATATAGCAACAGGTGAAGTAAAAGACTTACACCAAGCAGCTATTGCCATTAGTAAAGCTGAATCAAGTATGAAATTTATGCTCGAAGTTAGAAATAAAGCTATAAACGCATATAAAGAAATTTCAAGAACTCAAATATAA
- a CDS encoding cell division protein FtsI/penicillin-binding protein, giving the protein MLQNTIKNRVSKVAFAFCMTLFFMVLFLLSTFFLTSKRHIPNTEKEQYLSALRGNIITSDNFTITSSRQIYRAEIDLRSLNPDKKELFLKLFQIYSGASDEEMQDIKKRMNAKKKRSYSFILLQNINSKNASYLKELAKKLYTQGYFKAFTNSNGRVETRGLDIIEHKEDRIYMPKDSLTPVVGYTRTYMDEESEIFKNTGIKGLEKYYNDCLNPLQNAKIQGLKDIGGNIILNLYSYEQRKINGCDLYLNISLKLQKSLEKAIDQRNEDLKANEIIVGIMESKSGKILALASSRRYDPQNRGRDLSVLNASAIEYGYEAGSVIKPFIFTTALMLDKIKTNEIIDTNKGQYKLGRFTIRDDHIKNKMSMEEVITYSSNVGMIKIAQRLSNLEIISGLRIFRFGEKSGIDLPYEQKGEIPNPKRLREIEKSVLSYGYGLKTTFIQLLAAYNVFNNDGIYITPQIANKFYQNGRLVKLDEDIKKDKILSSKAAKEMQQILINVIEKGTGKKAITEGIIIGGKTGTARIAERKGYTSNRYNASFFGFANDATHAYTIGVLVRNPTKAYSYYAAQSALPMFKDTVNILIKESYLQPIKTQD; this is encoded by the coding sequence ATGCTCCAAAACACTATTAAAAATAGAGTTTCGAAGGTTGCCTTTGCATTTTGTATGACTCTGTTTTTTATGGTTTTATTTTTACTTTCTACCTTTTTTCTTACCTCTAAACGCCACATTCCTAATACAGAAAAAGAACAATATTTATCAGCTTTAAGGGGGAATATCATTACTAGTGATAATTTTACTATTACTTCTAGTAGGCAAATTTATAGAGCTGAGATTGATTTAAGAAGCCTAAATCCTGACAAAAAAGAACTTTTTTTAAAACTTTTTCAAATTTATAGTGGTGCTAGTGATGAAGAAATGCAAGATATCAAAAAAAGAATGAATGCGAAGAAAAAAAGAAGTTATAGTTTTATACTCTTGCAAAATATTAATTCTAAAAATGCAAGCTATTTAAAAGAACTTGCTAAAAAACTTTACACGCAAGGTTATTTTAAGGCCTTTACAAATAGCAATGGTCGTGTTGAAACAAGAGGGCTTGACATCATCGAGCACAAAGAAGATCGTATTTATATGCCAAAAGATTCCTTAACTCCAGTTGTGGGATACACTAGAACCTATATGGATGAAGAAAGTGAAATTTTTAAAAATACAGGTATCAAGGGCTTAGAAAAATACTACAATGATTGTCTTAATCCTTTACAAAATGCAAAAATACAAGGTTTAAAAGATATAGGTGGTAATATCATTTTAAATTTATATTCTTATGAACAACGCAAAATTAATGGCTGTGATTTATACTTAAATATATCATTAAAACTGCAAAAAAGCTTAGAAAAAGCAATCGATCAAAGAAACGAAGATCTAAAAGCAAATGAAATCATCGTTGGAATTATGGAAAGTAAAAGTGGTAAAATTTTAGCACTTGCTAGCTCAAGAAGATACGATCCTCAAAATCGCGGAAGAGATTTATCTGTATTAAATGCTAGTGCTATTGAGTATGGATATGAAGCAGGTTCAGTTATAAAACCTTTTATATTTACCACCGCACTAATGCTTGATAAAATCAAAACTAATGAAATCATAGATACTAACAAAGGCCAATACAAACTTGGAAGATTTACCATACGCGATGATCATATTAAAAACAAAATGAGCATGGAAGAAGTGATTACTTACTCATCAAATGTGGGCATGATTAAAATCGCTCAAAGACTTAGTAATCTTGAAATCATTTCTGGTCTTAGAATTTTTCGTTTTGGAGAAAAAAGTGGTATAGATTTACCTTATGAGCAAAAAGGAGAAATTCCTAATCCAAAAAGACTAAGAGAGATAGAAAAATCGGTTTTAAGCTATGGCTATGGTCTTAAAACCACTTTCATACAACTTCTAGCTGCTTATAATGTTTTTAACAATGATGGAATTTATATCACACCGCAAATTGCAAATAAATTTTATCAAAATGGTAGATTAGTAAAATTAGACGAAGATATCAAAAAAGATAAAATTCTTTCAAGCAAAGCAGCTAAAGAAATGCAACAAATTCTAATCAATGTTATAGAAAAAGGCACAGGAAAAAAAGCTATCACAGAAGGTATTATCATAGGTGGAAAAACAGGAACAGCAAGGATAGCTGAAAGAAAAGGATATACTTCAAATCGCTACAATGCTTCCTTTTTTGGCTTTGCTAATGATGCAACTCATGCATATACCATAGGAGTTTTAGTAAGAAATCCTACAAAAGCTTATAGCTACTATGCTGCACAAAGTGCTTTACCTATGTTTAAAGATACGGTAAATATTTTGATTAAAGAAAGCTATTTACAACCTATCAAAACCCAAGATTAA
- the hemH gene encoding ferrochelatase, with protein sequence MKLVLFLNMGGVNKLQECEVFLKNMFNDPYILGIKNNFLRKFVAFMITKSRLKAMRKNYEKMGGKSPLTQITQNLCDKLNLANNEYKFDFISLYVPPFALDVLSKYEFKQEDEIILFPLYPHHSTTTVSTSLEMMEKELKKLKIQASVRVMDVFYNDDLYNQMIIKHILEKKSHFDYKTLIFSAHSLPLSIIKKGDLYEKHVVKHVEILKKKLKDEFDEIYLSYQSKLGPVKWLEPNTSDVLANLNSKALIYPISFCIDCSETIFELGMEYKHLAKCDYELISCPNDSDEFIEFILNYLKI encoded by the coding sequence ATGAAATTGGTTTTGTTTTTAAATATGGGTGGAGTTAATAAACTACAAGAATGTGAAGTTTTTTTAAAAAATATGTTTAATGATCCTTATATTTTAGGCATTAAAAACAATTTTCTTAGAAAATTTGTTGCTTTTATGATAACAAAATCTAGACTTAAAGCCATGAGAAAAAATTATGAAAAAATGGGCGGTAAATCACCATTAACACAGATAACTCAAAATTTGTGTGATAAATTGAATTTAGCAAATAATGAGTATAAATTTGATTTTATTAGTTTATATGTACCTCCTTTTGCTTTAGATGTTTTAAGTAAATATGAATTCAAACAAGAAGATGAAATAATTTTATTTCCTTTGTATCCTCATCATTCTACAACCACTGTTAGTACTTCTTTGGAAATGATGGAAAAAGAATTAAAAAAATTAAAAATTCAAGCTAGTGTGAGGGTAATGGATGTGTTTTATAATGATGATTTGTATAATCAAATGATTATTAAGCATATTTTAGAGAAAAAAAGCCATTTTGATTATAAGACTTTGATTTTTTCTGCGCATTCTTTACCGCTTTCTATCATTAAAAAAGGTGATTTATATGAAAAGCATGTGGTAAAACATGTTGAAATTTTAAAAAAGAAATTAAAAGATGAATTTGATGAAATTTATCTTTCTTATCAATCAAAACTTGGTCCTGTAAAATGGCTTGAGCCAAATACTAGCGATGTTTTAGCGAATTTAAATTCAAAAGCTTTGATCTATCCTATATCTTTTTGTATAGATTGTTCTGAAACTATTTTTGAATTAGGTATGGAGTATAAGCATTTAGCAAAATGTGATTATGAATTAATTTCTTGTCCAAATGATAGCGATGAATTTATAGAATTTATTTTAAATTATTTAAAAATTTAA
- a CDS encoding Gfo/Idh/MocA family protein, translating into MKIGIIGLGKMGQNHLNELSKNKHFKINALFDLHKNSNLSFYEDIFYDDLEQFLNQNNDIIIIATPTKSHLEIAKKVFCKCKCVLIEKPLALNLQEIKEISNLAYKYNVKTSVGFCERFNPAVLALKKELVNEEIVSINIQRFSSYPQRISDVGILQDLAVHDLDLFYFLSGKKITKANILKYFNKDKIREDESMILCEFTSGAIACAHESWNSTQRLRKISLVSKNHFYEVDLLNFYLSKDGVALKFDIQTPLFGEHMALLDLFLDKPSYLAAIADAYAVQEILENF; encoded by the coding sequence ATGAAAATAGGTATTATAGGCCTTGGAAAAATGGGTCAAAACCATTTAAATGAGCTTAGCAAAAATAAGCATTTTAAAATAAATGCACTTTTTGATCTTCATAAGAATTCAAATTTAAGCTTTTATGAAGATATTTTTTATGATGATTTAGAGCAATTTTTAAATCAAAATAATGATATCATCATTATAGCAACTCCTACTAAATCGCATTTAGAAATAGCAAAAAAAGTTTTTTGTAAATGTAAATGTGTATTGATCGAAAAACCTTTAGCATTAAATTTACAAGAGATAAAAGAAATTTCTAATTTAGCTTATAAATATAATGTAAAAACCAGCGTGGGATTTTGCGAAAGATTTAATCCTGCTGTTTTAGCTTTAAAAAAAGAACTTGTAAATGAAGAAATTGTTAGTATAAATATACAAAGATTTTCATCTTATCCACAAAGAATTAGCGATGTGGGAATTTTGCAAGATTTAGCTGTGCATGATCTTGATTTGTTTTATTTTTTAAGTGGTAAAAAAATCACTAAGGCTAATATTTTAAAATATTTTAATAAAGATAAAATAAGAGAAGATGAAAGCATGATTTTATGCGAATTTACAAGTGGTGCTATAGCTTGTGCGCATGAAAGTTGGAATAGCACTCAAAGATTAAGAAAAATTTCACTTGTAAGTAAAAATCATTTTTATGAAGTTGATTTGTTAAATTTTTATCTAAGTAAAGATGGAGTTGCTTTAAAATTTGATATCCAAACACCACTTTTTGGCGAACATATGGCTTTGCTTGATTTGTTTTTAGATAAACCAAGTTATTTGGCTGCTATCGCTGATGCTTATGCGGTGCAAGAAATTTTAGAAAATTTTTGA
- a CDS encoding DegT/DnrJ/EryC1/StrS family aminotransferase: protein MPFIDLNTQYNTYKNEIDLAISEVLQSSSFIGGAKLEELEQNLASYVGIKHAIGCSSGTSALYLALRALDIGKDDEVIVPSFTFIATAEAVALVGAKPVFVDINLTNYNLDFDAVKKAITSKTKAVIAVSMFGQMSDLKALNEFLKEKNIVLIEDGAQSFGGSFKGEKSCSIAPISCTSFFPSKPLGAYGDGGAIFCHDDELAKKIKILLNHGQTKRYEHQFIGINGRLDCLQAAILNVKLKHLEEELDKRQKIAQIYDINLKNCQIPKIDTNAISAYAQYSVLVEDRARIIEKFEKANIPYAIHYPTPLHKQPCFSEFSNLELKNAEYASKHILSLPFSPFLTQKDQEQVVLLFKD, encoded by the coding sequence ATTCCTTTTATAGATTTAAACACTCAATATAATACATATAAAAATGAAATTGATTTAGCAATTAGTGAAGTTTTGCAAAGTTCTTCTTTTATAGGTGGGGCAAAACTTGAAGAATTAGAGCAAAATTTAGCTAGTTATGTAGGCATTAAACATGCTATTGGTTGTTCGAGTGGGACTAGTGCTTTATATCTTGCTTTAAGGGCTTTAGATATTGGCAAAGATGATGAGGTTATAGTGCCAAGTTTTACTTTTATAGCAACAGCTGAAGCAGTAGCTTTAGTAGGTGCTAAGCCTGTTTTTGTAGATATAAATTTAACAAATTATAATCTTGATTTTGATGCAGTGAAAAAAGCTATCACTTCAAAAACCAAAGCAGTTATAGCAGTTAGTATGTTTGGACAAATGAGTGATTTAAAAGCTTTAAATGAATTTTTAAAAGAAAAAAATATCGTTTTAATTGAAGATGGCGCACAAAGTTTTGGTGGAAGTTTTAAAGGAGAAAAGTCTTGCTCTATTGCTCCAATTTCTTGCACAAGTTTTTTTCCTTCAAAGCCTTTGGGTGCTTATGGAGATGGTGGAGCGATTTTTTGTCATGATGATGAATTGGCTAAAAAAATCAAAATTTTGCTCAATCACGGGCAAACTAAGCGTTATGAACATCAATTTATAGGTATAAATGGACGCCTTGATTGCTTACAAGCAGCAATTTTAAATGTAAAATTAAAACATTTAGAAGAAGAATTGGATAAAAGACAAAAAATAGCACAAATTTATGATATAAATTTAAAAAATTGTCAAATTCCAAAAATAGACACAAATGCTATAAGCGCATACGCTCAATATAGTGTTTTAGTAGAAGATAGGGCTAGGATAATAGAAAAATTTGAAAAAGCAAATATCCCTTATGCTATACATTATCCAACTCCTTTGCATAAACAACCTTGTTTTAGCGAGTTTTCAAATTTAGAGCTTAAAAATGCAGAATATGCAAGCAAGCATATTTTATCTTTACCTTTTTCGCCTTTTTTAACACAAAAAGATCAAGAACAAGTAGTTTTACTTTTTAAAGATTAA
- the alaS gene encoding alanine--tRNA ligase, whose product MDIRKEYLEFFKSKGHEITPSAPLVPDDVSLLFTNAGMVPFKSIFTGEIPRPNPPRKTSCQTCIRAGGKHNDLDNVGYTARHHTFFEMLGNFSFGDYFKEQAIAYAWEFVTQILKLPKDRLYVTVHENDEQAYELWQKHIEKERIYKFGDKDNFWQMGDTGPCGPCSEIFYDQGSEHFNSDEDYMGGDGDRFLEIWNLVFMQYERSADGALTPLPKPSIDTGMGLERVVAIKEGKFSNFDSSLFMPIIEAIAKLCGKTYTYEDGASYRVIADHIRSCVFLLAQGVRFDKEGRGYVLRRIMRRALRHGYLLGLKKPFMYQLVDVVCDLMGGHYTYLNEKKDFIKEQIRLEEERFLSTIENGIHIFNEELKNTKDIFSGEVAFKLYDTYGFPLDLTADMLREKNIKIDEVEFEKLMQEQKTRAKASWKGSGDKAINGDFKILLEKFGTNIFSGYENYEEKTKILAILDENFKIITDAKASQKVWLMLEKTPFYATSGGQSADTGIINNNEVLDTQKFFDISLSFVKLNQDVKCNDEVIACIDTIKREQIARHHSATHLLHHALRVILGSHISQAGSLVEHNKLRFDFTHTNALSKEELLQIQNLVNDYIAKASLAKTQLLELEEAKKSGAIALFSEKYSDKVRVLTLGESKELCGGTHVKNTAEIGSFYIVKESGVSAGVRRIEAVVSKAALIYVNSIFEEFNKIKEELKTNDVLSAFNKLKNENLNLKNELKNSNKLDLKHEIINNIAVCIMQIQNKDLKNLVDEFKNKFDKCVILLLQEKDFKVQIVAGVKNAPIKAGALVKEIATILDGNGGGRDDFATAGGKNISKINEALEYAQKIINEGLN is encoded by the coding sequence ATGGATATAAGAAAAGAATATTTAGAATTTTTTAAATCAAAAGGACATGAAATCACTCCTAGTGCACCATTGGTGCCTGATGATGTGAGTTTGCTTTTTACAAATGCTGGGATGGTGCCTTTTAAAAGTATTTTTACTGGAGAAATTCCTCGTCCAAATCCTCCAAGAAAAACAAGCTGTCAAACTTGCATACGCGCGGGTGGAAAGCATAATGATTTAGATAATGTTGGTTATACAGCAAGACACCATACTTTTTTTGAAATGCTTGGAAACTTTAGCTTTGGTGATTATTTTAAAGAACAAGCCATTGCCTATGCTTGGGAATTTGTTACACAAATTTTAAAATTACCTAAAGACAGACTTTATGTAACCGTGCATGAAAATGATGAGCAAGCATATGAGCTTTGGCAAAAACATATAGAAAAAGAAAGAATTTATAAATTTGGCGATAAAGATAATTTTTGGCAAATGGGAGATACTGGCCCTTGTGGACCTTGTAGTGAAATTTTTTATGATCAAGGAAGTGAGCATTTTAACTCAGATGAAGACTACATGGGCGGTGATGGAGATAGATTTTTAGAAATTTGGAATTTAGTATTTATGCAGTATGAAAGAAGTGCTGATGGAGCACTTACTCCACTACCAAAACCAAGCATTGATACAGGTATGGGGCTTGAAAGAGTTGTAGCTATAAAAGAAGGAAAATTTAGCAATTTTGATAGCTCTTTATTTATGCCTATAATCGAAGCGATTGCTAAGCTTTGTGGAAAAACTTATACCTATGAAGATGGTGCAAGTTATAGAGTAATAGCTGATCATATCCGCTCATGTGTGTTTTTACTAGCTCAAGGAGTGCGTTTTGATAAAGAAGGTAGAGGTTATGTTTTAAGAAGAATTATGCGAAGAGCTTTAAGACATGGCTATTTATTAGGATTAAAAAAACCTTTTATGTATCAATTAGTTGATGTAGTGTGTGATTTGATGGGTGGACATTACACTTATTTAAATGAAAAAAAAGATTTTATTAAAGAGCAAATTCGCCTTGAAGAAGAAAGATTTTTAAGCACTATTGAAAATGGCATTCATATTTTCAATGAAGAATTAAAAAACACTAAAGATATTTTTAGTGGCGAGGTAGCTTTTAAACTTTATGATACTTATGGTTTTCCGCTTGATTTGACTGCTGATATGTTAAGGGAAAAAAATATTAAAATAGATGAAGTCGAATTTGAAAAATTAATGCAAGAACAAAAAACAAGAGCAAAGGCTTCTTGGAAAGGCAGTGGCGATAAAGCAATCAATGGTGATTTTAAAATTTTACTTGAAAAATTTGGTACTAATATATTTAGTGGTTATGAAAATTACGAAGAAAAAACAAAAATTTTAGCTATTTTAGATGAAAATTTTAAAATAATCACAGATGCCAAAGCAAGTCAAAAAGTATGGTTAATGCTTGAAAAAACTCCATTTTATGCTACAAGTGGCGGACAAAGTGCAGATACTGGTATAATTAACAACAATGAAGTTTTAGACACTCAAAAATTCTTTGATATTAGTTTATCTTTTGTCAAACTTAATCAAGATGTAAAATGTAATGATGAAGTTATTGCTTGTATTGATACCATAAAAAGAGAGCAAATCGCAAGACACCATAGTGCAACACATCTTTTACACCATGCTTTAAGAGTGATTTTAGGCTCACATATTAGCCAAGCTGGCTCTTTAGTAGAGCATAATAAATTGCGTTTTGATTTTACTCACACTAATGCACTTAGCAAAGAAGAACTACTTCAAATTCAAAACCTAGTAAATGACTATATAGCCAAAGCTAGTTTAGCTAAAACCCAATTATTAGAACTAGAAGAAGCCAAAAAAAGCGGTGCTATAGCTTTATTTAGTGAAAAATATAGCGACAAAGTTAGAGTTTTAACCTTAGGTGAGAGTAAAGAACTATGCGGTGGCACTCATGTAAAAAATACTGCTGAAATTGGTAGTTTTTATATAGTAAAAGAAAGCGGGGTAAGTGCTGGAGTTAGAAGAATAGAAGCTGTGGTGAGCAAAGCTGCACTTATATATGTAAATTCTATTTTTGAAGAATTTAATAAAATCAAAGAAGAATTAAAAACTAATGATGTATTAAGTGCTTTTAATAAATTAAAAAATGAAAATTTAAATTTAAAAAATGAATTAAAAAATTCAAACAAACTAGATTTAAAACATGAAATAATCAATAATATAGCAGTTTGCATTATGCAAATTCAAAATAAAGATTTAAAAAATTTAGTGGATGAATTTAAAAACAAATTTGATAAGTGTGTAATTTTACTCTTACAAGAAAAAGATTTTAAAGTGCAAATTGTAGCTGGGGTTAAAAATGCTCCTATTAAAGCTGGAGCATTAGTAAAAGAAATTGCTACTATATTAGATGGAAACGGCGGAGGTAGAGATGATTTTGCCACTGCTGGAGGTAAAAATATAAGCAAGATCAATGAAGCTTTAGAATATGCTCAAAAAATTATCAATGAGGGTTTAAATTAA
- the maf gene encoding septum formation inhibitor Maf: MLYLASSSNSRANLLKEANIKFKQIFFDYNEKGVQDKNPFSYVQKVVFEKEKQFLEKHCEFKNILFADSIVCVENEIFTKATNDEEALKMLKFQSGKTISVLSAMILILDNKKLINLSKSDLILKHFDEKDLQSYIDSKLYQNKAGAVMSEGFHKKYIKKIIGNQSTILGLNIEILKAFYDENI; this comes from the coding sequence ATGTTATATCTAGCTTCAAGCTCTAACTCAAGAGCAAATTTGCTCAAAGAAGCTAATATAAAATTTAAACAAATCTTTTTTGACTACAATGAAAAAGGCGTGCAAGATAAAAATCCTTTTTCATATGTTCAAAAAGTAGTTTTTGAAAAAGAAAAACAATTTTTAGAAAAACATTGTGAATTTAAAAATATTTTATTTGCTGATAGTATAGTTTGTGTTGAAAATGAAATTTTTACCAAAGCTACAAATGATGAAGAGGCTTTAAAAATGCTAAAATTTCAAAGTGGAAAAACCATTAGTGTTTTAAGTGCTATGATTCTTATTTTAGATAATAAAAAACTTATAAATTTAAGTAAAAGCGATTTAATACTAAAGCATTTTGATGAAAAAGATTTACAATCATATATCGACTCAAAACTTTATCAAAATAAAGCAGGAGCTGTAATGAGCGAAGGATTTCACAAAAAATATATCAAAAAAATCATAGGAAATCAAAGCACTATCTTGGGTTTAAATATCGAAATTTTGAAAGCATTTTATGATGAAAATATTTAA
- a CDS encoding PBP1A family penicillin-binding protein yields MKIFKIFISFCIVCAIGIFIFIAYLFSDSDLNQYTFKDYKPPLTTQIFDRNGKLVANVFDEHRFYADYEELPPRLIEALVAIEDTSFFEHDGVNFDAIFRAVIKIVKSGGKTMEGASTLTQQFIKNTELTPERTISRKLKEALLAYKIENTLSKEQILERYLNFIFFGHGYYGVKTAALGYFRKNLDELSLKEIAILVGMPKAPSTYDPTRHLDLSLARANSVIQRMYNLGWISQEEYTSALNEIPKVYDDTLTQNAAPYVTQEVLKQLSGIKDLKSGGYKIELAIDLEVQNIARESLKFGYDEIVKRDKDANLSTLNGAMIVANHQTGDILALLGGVNYTKSNFNRATQSLRQPGSSFKPFLYQIAIDLGYSPMSKVADISRIFESTDKNEKNWKPKNYGGNFQGLITLKEALTGSRNLAIINLALSLGLDVIHEKLNEMGFKNIPVDLSIVLGSFGISIYDYAKLYTVFGNYGVQKDLILIKKVLDKNGNIVVEFNSGERRVSDEAQAFLVNDMMQNVVKNGTGKNAKVEGIEIAGKTGTSNKSIDAWFCGLTPEIEVIIWYGNDDNKPMRQIEGGARTAAPVFKDFLTKYLELYPDSARKFRIPNGVYQGFFERNKEYYTNTSPFPRQNPILSENNEIIF; encoded by the coding sequence ATGAAAATATTTAAAATTTTTATTTCTTTTTGTATAGTTTGTGCTATAGGAATTTTTATTTTTATTGCATATTTATTTTCTGATTCTGATTTAAATCAATATACTTTTAAAGATTACAAACCACCTCTTACTACTCAAATTTTTGATAGAAACGGCAAATTAGTAGCAAATGTTTTTGATGAACATCGTTTTTATGCAGATTATGAAGAACTACCTCCAAGATTAATAGAAGCTTTAGTTGCCATAGAAGATACTAGTTTTTTTGAACATGATGGAGTAAATTTTGATGCTATTTTTAGAGCGGTTATAAAAATTGTAAAAAGTGGTGGCAAAACCATGGAAGGAGCTTCTACACTCACTCAACAATTTATAAAAAATACAGAATTAACTCCTGAGAGAACAATAAGTAGAAAATTAAAAGAAGCTTTACTTGCATATAAAATAGAAAATACTTTAAGCAAAGAACAAATCTTAGAAAGATATTTAAATTTTATCTTTTTTGGGCATGGATATTATGGAGTAAAAACTGCTGCTTTGGGATATTTTAGAAAAAATTTGGATGAGCTAAGCTTAAAAGAAATAGCTATATTAGTAGGAATGCCAAAAGCACCCAGCACATACGATCCTACTAGACATTTAGATTTATCTTTAGCAAGAGCAAATAGCGTTATACAAAGAATGTATAATCTTGGGTGGATTAGTCAAGAAGAATATACAAGTGCCTTAAATGAAATTCCAAAAGTTTATGATGACACTCTAACTCAAAATGCAGCTCCTTATGTAACGCAAGAGGTTTTAAAACAACTAAGTGGTATTAAAGATCTTAAAAGTGGTGGTTATAAAATCGAACTAGCCATAGATCTTGAGGTACAAAATATCGCTAGAGAATCTTTAAAATTTGGCTATGATGAGATAGTCAAAAGAGACAAAGATGCAAATTTAAGCACGCTAAATGGAGCTATGATAGTTGCAAACCATCAAACAGGAGATATTTTAGCCTTACTTGGTGGCGTAAATTATACAAAAAGTAATTTTAATCGTGCAACTCAAAGTTTAAGACAACCTGGAAGCTCATTTAAGCCTTTTTTATATCAAATAGCTATAGATTTAGGCTATTCTCCAATGAGCAAGGTAGCAGATATTTCAAGAATTTTTGAAAGTACTGATAAAAATGAAAAAAATTGGAAACCAAAAAATTATGGAGGAAATTTTCAAGGATTGATCACACTAAAAGAAGCTCTAACTGGCTCAAGAAACCTAGCAATCATCAATCTTGCTTTATCGCTTGGACTTGATGTAATACATGAAAAATTAAACGAAATGGGCTTTAAAAATATTCCTGTTGATTTATCTATCGTGCTTGGAAGTTTTGGAATTTCAATTTATGATTATGCAAAATTATATACAGTATTTGGAAATTACGGGGTGCAAAAAGACTTGATACTCATTAAAAAAGTGCTTGATAAAAATGGAAATATAGTTGTAGAATTTAATTCTGGCGAAAGAAGAGTTAGTGATGAAGCTCAAGCTTTTTTGGTTAATGATATGATGCAAAATGTCGTAAAAAATGGCACAGGTAAAAATGCGAAAGTAGAAGGTATAGAAATAGCAGGTAAAACAGGAACTTCAAATAAAAGTATAGATGCTTGGTTTTGCGGATTAACTCCAGAAATTGAAGTGATTATTTGGTATGGTAATGATGATAACAAACCTATGAGACAAATCGAAGGAGGAGCTAGGACTGCAGCTCCTGTGTTTAAAGATTTTTTAACTAAATACTTAGAACTTTATCCTGATAGTGCTAGAAAATTTAGAATTCCAAATGGAGTTTATCAAGGATTTTTTGAAAGAAATAAAGAATATTATACCAACACCTCTCCTTTTCCTAGGCAAAATCCTATATTATCTGAAAACAACGAGATCATTTTTTAA